A single window of Macaca mulatta isolate MMU2019108-1 chromosome 9, T2T-MMU8v2.0, whole genome shotgun sequence DNA harbors:
- the COMTD1 gene encoding catechol O-methyltransferase domain-containing protein 1 isoform X1: MTQPVPRLSVPAALALGSAALGAAFATGLFLGRRCPPWRGRREQCLLPPEDSPLWQYLLSRSMREHPALRSLRLLTLEQPQGDSMMTCEQAQLLANLARLIQAKKALDLGTFTGYSALALALALPADGRVVTCEVEAQPPELGRPLWRQAEAEHKIDLRLKPALQTLDELLAAGEAGTFDVAVVDADKENCAAYYERCLQLLRPGGILAVLRSSPEACLSLPQPVS, from the exons ATGACCCAGCCGGTGCCCCGGCTCTCCGTGCCCGCCGCGCTGGCCCTGGGCTCAGCCGCGCTGGGCGCGGCCTTCGCCactggcctcttcctgg GAAGGCGGTGCCCCCCATGGCGAGGCCGGCGAGAGCAGTGCCTGCTTCCCCCCGAGGACAGCCCGCTGTGGCAGTATCTTCTGAGCCGCTCCATGCGGGAGCACCCGGCGCTGCGAAGCCTGAGGCTG CTGACCCTGGAGCAGCCGCAGGGGGATTCCATGATGACCTGCGAGCAGGCCCAGCTCTTGGCCAACCTGGCGCGGCTCATCCAGGCCAAGAAGGCGCTGGATCTGG GCACCTTCACGGGCTActctgccctggccctggccctggcgcTGCCCGCAGACGGGCGCGTGGTGACCTGCGAGGTGGAAGCGCAGCCCCCGGAGCTGGGACGGCCCCTGTGGAGGCAG GCCGAGGCGGAGCACAAGATCGACCTCCGGCTGAAGCCCGCCCTGCAGACCCTGG ACGAACTGCTGGCGGCGGGCGAGGCCGGCACCTTCGACGTGGCCGTGGTGGATGCGGACAAGGAGAACTGCGCTGCCTACTACGAGCGCTGCCTGCAGCTGCTGCGACCCGGAGGCATCCTCGCCGTCCTCAGA TCATCCCCAGAAGCCTGCCTGTCACTTCCTCAGCCTGTCAGCTGA
- the COMTD1 gene encoding catechol O-methyltransferase domain-containing protein 1: MTQPVPRLSVPAALALGSAALGAAFATGLFLGRRCPPWRGRREQCLLPPEDSPLWQYLLSRSMREHPALRSLRLLTLEQPQGDSMMTCEQAQLLANLARLIQAKKALDLGTFTGYSALALALALPADGRVVTCEVEAQPPELGRPLWRQAEAEHKIDLRLKPALQTLDELLAAGEAGTFDVAVVDADKENCAAYYERCLQLLRPGGILAVLRVLWRGKVLQPPKGDVAAECVRNLNERIRRDVRVYISLLPLGDGLTLAFKI, from the exons ATGACCCAGCCGGTGCCCCGGCTCTCCGTGCCCGCCGCGCTGGCCCTGGGCTCAGCCGCGCTGGGCGCGGCCTTCGCCactggcctcttcctgg GAAGGCGGTGCCCCCCATGGCGAGGCCGGCGAGAGCAGTGCCTGCTTCCCCCCGAGGACAGCCCGCTGTGGCAGTATCTTCTGAGCCGCTCCATGCGGGAGCACCCGGCGCTGCGAAGCCTGAGGCTG CTGACCCTGGAGCAGCCGCAGGGGGATTCCATGATGACCTGCGAGCAGGCCCAGCTCTTGGCCAACCTGGCGCGGCTCATCCAGGCCAAGAAGGCGCTGGATCTGG GCACCTTCACGGGCTActctgccctggccctggccctggcgcTGCCCGCAGACGGGCGCGTGGTGACCTGCGAGGTGGAAGCGCAGCCCCCGGAGCTGGGACGGCCCCTGTGGAGGCAG GCCGAGGCGGAGCACAAGATCGACCTCCGGCTGAAGCCCGCCCTGCAGACCCTGG ACGAACTGCTGGCGGCGGGCGAGGCCGGCACCTTCGACGTGGCCGTGGTGGATGCGGACAAGGAGAACTGCGCTGCCTACTACGAGCGCTGCCTGCAGCTGCTGCGACCCGGAGGCATCCTCGCCGTCCTCAGA GTCCTGTGGCGCGGGAAGGTGCTGCAACCTCCGAAAGGGGACGTGGCGGCCGAGTGTGTGCGAAACCTAAACGAACGCATCCGGCGGGACGTCAGGGTCTACATCAGCCTCCTGCCCCTGGGCGATGGCCTCACCTTGGCCTTCAAGATCTAG